The proteins below are encoded in one region of Cygnus olor isolate bCygOlo1 chromosome 19, bCygOlo1.pri.v2, whole genome shotgun sequence:
- the OLFM1 gene encoding noelin isoform X2, which yields MQPASKLLTLFFLILMGTELTQVLPTNPEESWQVYSSAQDSEGRCICTVVAPQQTMCSRDARTKQLRQLLEKVQNMSQSIEVLDRRTQRDLQYVEKMENQMRGLESKFKQVEESHKQHLARQFKAIKAKMEELRPLIPVLEEYKADAKLVLQFKEEVQNLTSVLNELQEEIGAYDYEELQNRVSNLEERLRACMQKLACGKLTGISDPITIKTSGSRFGSWMTDPLAPEGENKVWYMDSYHNNRFVREYKSMADFMNTDNFTSHRLPHPWSGTGQVVYNGSIYFNKYQSHIIIRFDLKTETILKTRSLDYAGYNNMYHYAWGGHSDIDLMVDENGLWAVYATNQNAGNIVISKLDPNTLQSLQTWNTSYPKRSAGEAFIICGTLYVTNGYSGGTKVHYAYQTNASTYEYIDIPFQNKYSHISMLDYNPKDRALYAWNNGHQILYNVTLFHVIRSDEL from the exons GTGTTGCCTACCAACCCAGAGGAAAGCTGGCAGGTctacagctctgcccaggatAGCGAGGGACGTTGTATATGCACAGTGGTGGCACCTCAACAGACGATGTGCTCGCGTGATGCCAGGACAAAGCAGCTGAGACAACTATTAGAAAAG GTGCAAAACATGTCCCAGTCGATAGAGGTGTTGGACAGGCGGACTCAGAGAGACCTACAGTACGTGGAGAAGATGGAAAACCAGATGAGGGGACTGGAATCCAAATTCAAGCAAGTGGAAGAAAGCCACAAGCAGCACCTGGCAAGGCAGTTTAAG GCAATAAAAGCGAAAATGGAGGAACTTAGGCCTTTGATACCAGTGTTGGAAGAGTACAAAGCCGATGCAAAATTGGTATTGCAGTTTAAAGAGGAGGTCCAGAATCTGACGTCAGTTCTAAACGAACTCCAGGAAGAGATTGGCGCCTATGACTACGAAGAGCTTCAGAACAGAGTGTCAAATCTTGAAGAAAGGCTTCGTGCATGCATGCAAAAATTAG CTTGTGGCAAGCTGACAGGAATCAGTGACCCCATCACAATTAAAACCTCGGGCTCCCGGTTCGGATCGTGGATGACGGACCCGCTCGCCCCAGAGGGAGAGAACAAG GTCTGGTACATGGACAGCTACCACAACAACCGCTTCGTCCGCGAATACAAATCCATGGCAGATTTCATGAATACTGACAACTTTACCTCTCACCGTCTCCCTCACCCATGGTCAGGCACCGGTCAAGTGGTCTACAACGGCTCTATCTATTTCAATAAATACCAAAGCCACATAATTATCAGGTTTGACTTGAAAACAGAGACCATTCTCAAGACTCGCAGCCTGGATTATGCCGGCTACAACAACATGTACCACTACGCCTGGGGCGGCCACTCGGACATTGACCTCATGGTGGACGAGAACGGGCTGTGGGCTGTCTACGCCACCAACCAGAATGCGGGCAACATCGTCATCAGCAAGCTGGACCCCAACACCCTGCAGAGCCTCCAGACCTGGAACACCAGCTACCCGAAACGCAGCGCCGGGGAGGCCTTCATCATCTGCGGCACGCTCTACGTCACCAACGGCTACTCGGGAGGCACCAAGGTGCACTACGCCTACCAGACCAACGCCTCCACCTACGAGTACATCGACATCCCGTTCCAAAACAAGTACTCGCACATTTCCATGTTGGACTACAACCCCAAGGATCGGGCCCTCTATGCCTGGAACAACGGGCACCAAATACTTTACAATGTCACCCTCTTCCACGTCATCAGGTCTGATGAGTTGTAG
- the OLFM1 gene encoding noelin isoform X3 — MCSRDARTKQLRQLLEKVQNMSQSIEVLDRRTQRDLQYVEKMENQMRGLESKFKQVEESHKQHLARQFKAIKAKMEELRPLIPVLEEYKADAKLVLQFKEEVQNLTSVLNELQEEIGAYDYEELQNRVSNLEERLRACMQKLACGKLTGISDPITIKTSGSRFGSWMTDPLAPEGENKVWYMDSYHNNRFVREYKSMADFMNTDNFTSHRLPHPWSGTGQVVYNGSIYFNKYQSHIIIRFDLKTETILKTRSLDYAGYNNMYHYAWGGHSDIDLMVDENGLWAVYATNQNAGNIVISKLDPNTLQSLQTWNTSYPKRSAGEAFIICGTLYVTNGYSGGTKVHYAYQTNASTYEYIDIPFQNKYSHISMLDYNPKDRALYAWNNGHQILYNVTLFHVIRSDEL, encoded by the exons ATGTGCTCGCGTGATGCCAGGACAAAGCAGCTGAGACAACTATTAGAAAAG GTGCAAAACATGTCCCAGTCGATAGAGGTGTTGGACAGGCGGACTCAGAGAGACCTACAGTACGTGGAGAAGATGGAAAACCAGATGAGGGGACTGGAATCCAAATTCAAGCAAGTGGAAGAAAGCCACAAGCAGCACCTGGCAAGGCAGTTTAAG GCAATAAAAGCGAAAATGGAGGAACTTAGGCCTTTGATACCAGTGTTGGAAGAGTACAAAGCCGATGCAAAATTGGTATTGCAGTTTAAAGAGGAGGTCCAGAATCTGACGTCAGTTCTAAACGAACTCCAGGAAGAGATTGGCGCCTATGACTACGAAGAGCTTCAGAACAGAGTGTCAAATCTTGAAGAAAGGCTTCGTGCATGCATGCAAAAATTAG CTTGTGGCAAGCTGACAGGAATCAGTGACCCCATCACAATTAAAACCTCGGGCTCCCGGTTCGGATCGTGGATGACGGACCCGCTCGCCCCAGAGGGAGAGAACAAG GTCTGGTACATGGACAGCTACCACAACAACCGCTTCGTCCGCGAATACAAATCCATGGCAGATTTCATGAATACTGACAACTTTACCTCTCACCGTCTCCCTCACCCATGGTCAGGCACCGGTCAAGTGGTCTACAACGGCTCTATCTATTTCAATAAATACCAAAGCCACATAATTATCAGGTTTGACTTGAAAACAGAGACCATTCTCAAGACTCGCAGCCTGGATTATGCCGGCTACAACAACATGTACCACTACGCCTGGGGCGGCCACTCGGACATTGACCTCATGGTGGACGAGAACGGGCTGTGGGCTGTCTACGCCACCAACCAGAATGCGGGCAACATCGTCATCAGCAAGCTGGACCCCAACACCCTGCAGAGCCTCCAGACCTGGAACACCAGCTACCCGAAACGCAGCGCCGGGGAGGCCTTCATCATCTGCGGCACGCTCTACGTCACCAACGGCTACTCGGGAGGCACCAAGGTGCACTACGCCTACCAGACCAACGCCTCCACCTACGAGTACATCGACATCCCGTTCCAAAACAAGTACTCGCACATTTCCATGTTGGACTACAACCCCAAGGATCGGGCCCTCTATGCCTGGAACAACGGGCACCAAATACTTTACAATGTCACCCTCTTCCACGTCATCAGGTCTGATGAGTTGTAG
- the OLFM1 gene encoding noelin isoform X1, whose protein sequence is MKGARRPPPADMSVPLLKIGVVLSTMAMITNWMSQTLPSLVGLNTTKLTAASGGTLDRSTGVLPTNPEESWQVYSSAQDSEGRCICTVVAPQQTMCSRDARTKQLRQLLEKVQNMSQSIEVLDRRTQRDLQYVEKMENQMRGLESKFKQVEESHKQHLARQFKAIKAKMEELRPLIPVLEEYKADAKLVLQFKEEVQNLTSVLNELQEEIGAYDYEELQNRVSNLEERLRACMQKLACGKLTGISDPITIKTSGSRFGSWMTDPLAPEGENKVWYMDSYHNNRFVREYKSMADFMNTDNFTSHRLPHPWSGTGQVVYNGSIYFNKYQSHIIIRFDLKTETILKTRSLDYAGYNNMYHYAWGGHSDIDLMVDENGLWAVYATNQNAGNIVISKLDPNTLQSLQTWNTSYPKRSAGEAFIICGTLYVTNGYSGGTKVHYAYQTNASTYEYIDIPFQNKYSHISMLDYNPKDRALYAWNNGHQILYNVTLFHVIRSDEL, encoded by the exons ATGAAGGGTgcgcggcgccccccccccgcagaCATGTCTGTGCCTTTACTCAAGATTGGAGTGGTCCTCAGCACCATGGCCATGATCACCAACTGGATGTCGCAGACGCTGCCCTCCCTCGTGGGGCTCAACACCACCAAACTCACGGCGGCCTCGGGCGGCACCTTGGATCGCAGCACGGGA GTGTTGCCTACCAACCCAGAGGAAAGCTGGCAGGTctacagctctgcccaggatAGCGAGGGACGTTGTATATGCACAGTGGTGGCACCTCAACAGACGATGTGCTCGCGTGATGCCAGGACAAAGCAGCTGAGACAACTATTAGAAAAG GTGCAAAACATGTCCCAGTCGATAGAGGTGTTGGACAGGCGGACTCAGAGAGACCTACAGTACGTGGAGAAGATGGAAAACCAGATGAGGGGACTGGAATCCAAATTCAAGCAAGTGGAAGAAAGCCACAAGCAGCACCTGGCAAGGCAGTTTAAG GCAATAAAAGCGAAAATGGAGGAACTTAGGCCTTTGATACCAGTGTTGGAAGAGTACAAAGCCGATGCAAAATTGGTATTGCAGTTTAAAGAGGAGGTCCAGAATCTGACGTCAGTTCTAAACGAACTCCAGGAAGAGATTGGCGCCTATGACTACGAAGAGCTTCAGAACAGAGTGTCAAATCTTGAAGAAAGGCTTCGTGCATGCATGCAAAAATTAG CTTGTGGCAAGCTGACAGGAATCAGTGACCCCATCACAATTAAAACCTCGGGCTCCCGGTTCGGATCGTGGATGACGGACCCGCTCGCCCCAGAGGGAGAGAACAAG GTCTGGTACATGGACAGCTACCACAACAACCGCTTCGTCCGCGAATACAAATCCATGGCAGATTTCATGAATACTGACAACTTTACCTCTCACCGTCTCCCTCACCCATGGTCAGGCACCGGTCAAGTGGTCTACAACGGCTCTATCTATTTCAATAAATACCAAAGCCACATAATTATCAGGTTTGACTTGAAAACAGAGACCATTCTCAAGACTCGCAGCCTGGATTATGCCGGCTACAACAACATGTACCACTACGCCTGGGGCGGCCACTCGGACATTGACCTCATGGTGGACGAGAACGGGCTGTGGGCTGTCTACGCCACCAACCAGAATGCGGGCAACATCGTCATCAGCAAGCTGGACCCCAACACCCTGCAGAGCCTCCAGACCTGGAACACCAGCTACCCGAAACGCAGCGCCGGGGAGGCCTTCATCATCTGCGGCACGCTCTACGTCACCAACGGCTACTCGGGAGGCACCAAGGTGCACTACGCCTACCAGACCAACGCCTCCACCTACGAGTACATCGACATCCCGTTCCAAAACAAGTACTCGCACATTTCCATGTTGGACTACAACCCCAAGGATCGGGCCCTCTATGCCTGGAACAACGGGCACCAAATACTTTACAATGTCACCCTCTTCCACGTCATCAGGTCTGATGAGTTGTAG